In one Geoglobus acetivorans genomic region, the following are encoded:
- the cyaB gene encoding class IV adenylate cyclase, whose product MEVEIKFRISDPEKIERILRDRAEFVIEKIEHDYYFNHPCRDFRETDEALRIRRDVEGITLTYKGRKIDLETKTREEFKVRLDDSETARKILEKLGFRKAGEVVKKRKIYRDGDVVICLDHLEGVGSFVELEIESDDVEDAKRRIFKYAEMLGLGGEKSIRKSYLEMVLDVADSN is encoded by the coding sequence ATGGAAGTTGAGATTAAATTCAGAATCTCGGACCCCGAAAAAATCGAGAGGATTTTGAGGGATAGGGCTGAATTTGTAATAGAAAAGATTGAGCACGATTATTATTTCAATCATCCATGCAGGGATTTTCGTGAAACCGATGAGGCTCTCAGAATCAGAAGAGATGTTGAGGGCATAACGCTGACATATAAGGGCAGGAAAATTGACTTGGAGACGAAAACGAGGGAAGAGTTTAAGGTGAGGCTGGACGACTCTGAAACAGCAAGGAAAATACTTGAAAAACTGGGATTCAGAAAGGCAGGGGAAGTTGTGAAAAAAAGGAAGATCTACAGAGATGGAGATGTTGTAATCTGTCTCGACCATCTTGAGGGTGTTGGGAGCTTTGTTGAGCTTGAGATTGAGAGCGATGATGTCGAGGATGCAAAAAGGAGGATTTTCAAGTATGCTGAAATGCTTGGGCTTGGTGGAGAGAAAAGCATAAGAAAGTCATACCTTGAGATGGTTCTGGATGTGGCTGATAGTAACTGA
- a CDS encoding peptidylprolyl isomerase, protein MIKKGDFVRVSYTAKLEDGTVIDSTDESVAKEHGVYEEGARYGSIVVVVGEGHVLKGLDEDLEGKEAGYKGSVEVPPEKAFGEYNPDNKEVISITKFKERPVPGQRVQVGEKVGTVEKVIGRRAIVDFNHPLAGKKIIFEYEIEEIIEKPEEKIKYLFLIYTGRELEPKIEDGKVIVEVPKDASFNQYFLLGKYTVVDQIFKHIEGVGEVVFMEVFEKPEEKKEEQNDTEAEKEQKSEDTEEEKE, encoded by the coding sequence ATGATCAAAAAGGGAGACTTTGTCAGGGTAAGCTATACCGCAAAGCTTGAGGATGGAACCGTGATAGACTCCACAGACGAAAGCGTGGCGAAGGAGCACGGAGTCTATGAGGAGGGAGCAAGATACGGCAGCATTGTTGTCGTGGTTGGAGAGGGGCATGTGCTTAAGGGTCTCGATGAGGACCTTGAAGGAAAGGAGGCAGGCTACAAGGGAAGCGTGGAGGTCCCTCCGGAAAAAGCGTTCGGAGAATATAACCCGGATAACAAGGAAGTAATTTCAATAACAAAATTCAAGGAAAGGCCTGTTCCGGGCCAGAGAGTCCAGGTTGGAGAAAAGGTTGGTACCGTTGAGAAGGTTATTGGGAGGAGAGCCATTGTTGATTTCAATCATCCGCTCGCAGGGAAGAAAATCATATTCGAATACGAGATTGAGGAGATTATAGAAAAGCCTGAAGAGAAGATAAAATACCTCTTCCTGATCTACACCGGGAGAGAGCTTGAGCCAAAAATCGAGGATGGAAAGGTTATTGTCGAAGTTCCTAAGGATGCCTCATTCAACCAGTACTTCCTGCTGGGCAAATACACAGTTGTGGATCAGATCTTCAAGCACATAGAGGGTGTTGGAGAAGTCGTGTTCATGGAGGTCTTTGAAAAACCGGAAGAGAAGAAAGAAGAGCAAAACGACACAGAGGCAGAAAAAGAACAGAAATCTGAAGACACAGAAGAAGAGAAAGAATAA